The Apostichopus japonicus isolate 1M-3 chromosome 10, ASM3797524v1, whole genome shotgun sequence genomic sequence ATTTTCTGTGCACCAATAGACTAACTAAACTGACTCCAATGACGATGAACCTGTTTTGGGAATCGCTCATTTCAGTTACATTCGAAGTAGTTGAGTCCACGAATATTCTTTCCGTTGACATTGATTCTGAAGTTGGAGGTGAGCAAACGTCCGTTGACGTCACTGTTTCCATTGTGTTAATAATGATATCGTTAGATGATTCACTCTCTGGTGCGATCGCACATCGACTTGTCGATGCCGATCCACTGAAACAATCATATCTAGTATTAGGATCAGTAGATGATGTGTAGTGTACTTTAACTTTCCTAATTGCCTTTCCTTTATGGATCACCATTTCATTGAGTGGTAAAAAATGAGCTGTATTTCCACTGTTTACTACTGTGGATGTCCAAGAACACGTATCCATCTCTCTACAGTAACATGACAACAATATCCAATCACCAGGTTTGTAGGGCTCCCCAACGGTACCATTACGAACACATTGAGGActattatcatatttaacatttaGATCGAGAGTCGCTACCTCCGTTACCTCTCTTCTATCCATACATGTAAATCTTACGTTACATTTGTACATACCACCATCGCTCATCGCCACACTATTGATTCTGTACTCGGCATAAATcgtttttatttcttcaattaCGTTATTTCCATTTTGATCCATAATCGTCACTGTTTCAATAGTTAAATCGCCAGTATAAGAACACCTTAACGTAATATCCGTCTCACCAACGAAAACTACTTCGTTATACTCGCCATCCATTAATTCGAACATTACTTGTGATTTTCCCAACGAGGAAATTGAAATGTATATCATGATCACTTCAAAGCAAATTGTTCTCCTCAATCCTTGTAATTGATACATCTTTCTCCTTTCCACTACCCCTTTTTAGAAGAAATATAGTTTCCAAAAGTTCTTCACTTTGTCTCTTCTCTACTTTGTCTAATCCCCTGGGAAGTCTCCCTGACAGATACAACCGTCACTTAGTGTTTGGCGAATGCACTTGTACAATGTGTATAGGACTAAACGAGTCGAACGCCGTTTGCTTTATGTTCTTCTTGCCATGTCGAGTTGTATGTAGGAAGTGCTGCAGTGATTGCAGCAACTCAGCTCAGCATGCATGAAGATTGGTGTAACACTTCACTCCTCACACaatagacatttcttttttatatacTATTTCGTAATATGGTGTATGATGTCAGGTGAAGTGTAAAACGAACTCGTTTATACGAACCCCAGCTTCCCAGTTAGGCCATCAAAGATATCATAGATAAAATATTGTTCTTCGGCATGCACCGATGAAATtccttggaggggggggggagggggggcttaTGCACTGTTTATGATGTATTTTTTATGTGAAAAGTAATGTGATGCAAAATTTCCCGCGCCGTCTTCAACCGCGTTGCCTAAATTTACATAAAGGATTAATAACGGCCTCCTGTTATGTTGACGCAATGTGTACAGCAATCCAGCTCAGACTTGACATTTGAGCAAAATTTAACTCATTATGCATCCCATCTCCATCCCTTCATTCCCCCGCCCACCCAGCCCTTCCCCCTTCCCGATACTCACCTTTATGTTATTGATCTTCGAAAAAATTGGTGTTGTACCGAGCTTAGCAATGAATACGAAGACTATTCACTCCGTTGGCGAGCCGAATACGCCTTTTTTCCCTGGTTGTATTTTGGCAAATAGGTTAGATATCAGAATGatcaaattgaacaaaaatatgCTCTCAACAGACTGTAACCAAGAACTATAAAGACTTCTGTATACATAGCGAACTGCATACATTTCAGAAAAATCGCATACAGTCATGTGAGAGAACTTTTAACAGCGTTATAATCCTTGCATTCAAAAATAAGATACAGATAAATGATTTTAAAGAAAGCATAGGAGTAGATCAGTCTTTATTCGTCATTGCTTTTTCTGTAGTATTTTTATAGAAAATGTGTGTCGATGCAATACGTAAAGTAGAATTGGTTTTCTGTGAGATAAAGTGGCAAAAGAAGGTAGACACATCTTTTCAAAATCAGACGTAGGGTGATGGATGCCTCCATGCACAGACGTAACGTACAACCGAAAACAATAGTCAATGAAAGTACACTCTGGATTAAATGGCTTACTTATTAAAATGCATTACATTTCTATATCTGTGGTGTATGGTACGCCAAAACCGACAAAAATGCACACAAACAAATACGTAAACCTAAGTCATTATATGAATTCAAAGTTATCGCTGCATAATGACCAAGAACACTTTAAGTCCTTTTTTGGAACTAATAGCACCTCCACATAATGACGAAGAACATTATATTAATCATGCGATCCTAACACTGCCACATAAAGGAACGCCAATACCAATTCGTAAGTCCTTACGTGGGGATTCGCATATCGCCACATAGGGACTAACGCAGttcgttagtccttatgtggcgattCGAGTATTTAAATAAGGAATAGCGCAGTTCGTTAGTCCTGATGTGGCGATAGGCGAGtatccacataaggactaacgaaTATTGTCGGTTTTGGCGCGTAGAACAAAATTAGTAAATCATTTCTCATGCGGTGGGGCTATTTCGAAAAACGTATTGGTTTTGGGGCGTAACTACACACATTGTTTACGCTATAAACGCAGCAATTATAGTGTACAGCTACAAGCGCGGCGCTGTAGCTATACCTGTGTTGTGGTGTAGTGTAAAGAAACTTATTAGCTATTTAATCTACTTCGTCTGAATGTCGTATTCAGTAAATTAACCAAATGCGTTAGGAATGAGTGGTTAAAACATGTGGCTCTTAGAACAaaacatgcatgtttattaCATAGCATTCTCACATTATGCCACGCATGGTCAGTGACTCAACAAACAGAAAGTCGGACAAATCTGCAGTGTCATTGAATGTGTTAGTGATAAAGAATTCTTTGTTAAACAACTTCTAATACAAGCTACTAGAGTCACCGTGTACTTTCGTCTCGTTTCGTTTATGTTCCCCTACAACATTAAATAGTACAAGTGCAGAAATAACGAAATAATATGAAGATGGCAATGAACGAGAGGGAAgtataacttaaaaaaaaccGAGGGGCTTGTCGAACAGTTTCACTCCataaaacttgaagaaaaaaaatcaacccaGGTAGAAAACACATTGTACAGAGGAATTAAAGAAAAAGCAAACAACGCAAAACAAAACGTAGTTATTAGTGCGTAGTGTATTTGGTTGTATTTATTAGAGAGTATCCCGACTAAAGCCTAATAAAGTACTGTTGTGCTACTAAATTTACACATTGTCTTCACTGACCTTAATTAGCCTCACCATGTTTCACCTCACAATTTTTCGATATGGAACTCTTCCCAATCAGGAAATAGACGTCATTGCAAGattcagttgcctgatgatcgccgCAGTGAAAGAACTCAATGTGTGCGTGAAACTCTGAATTACAACGCTATGGAATAgcatgtttatacatatatcattttagcTCTGCTCCAATTATATTGAGAACTATACTGCTATggatgctatatatatatatatatatatatatatatatatatatatatatatatatatatatatatgtaaacacacacatatatgtagcctatatatagtctatatatatagcctatatatatgtatggcctatatatatatatatggctatataaatatatatatatatatatatagcctatatatatatgtatgtatgtatgtatgtatgtatgtatgtatgtatgtatgtatgtatatatatatatagcctacatatagcctatataagcCTAAACAACTGTCCATGTGTTTGACTAGTAAGTATACCTTGCAAAGATGGTTCAAAAGGCACATTTGAAGCGATTTGAAGCGATTTGAAGTAAAATGTCATCCctacttgtgtgtgtgtgtgggggggggggggctaaatttggggtcaatactGAAGATATTTATAAATCAGAATGGTTTCAAGACAGTTCTTGTTATCTAGAAAGCTTTATTtatcccagaaaaaaaaacatatttacagtGGCATGCAGTTAGATCATCcctttatacatttatttatagaAGTATACTAGATTAATACTTTACAAAGCAAACAcgaaatattcaaaatgtttcattatttcCAAAGGTTAAAGATAAGAATTAAGCCATATTCGTCTTTGATATAACCTGCGCTTATACATAAGAATGGTCACTAACATAAAGAGACATAAACGAGATAAACGTATTTACGGGTTCGGTATAAATAAAGGTTCTGTGTtttaataaatcaatatttatagATTTCTCTTCTTATATTTCTCTTACAATTATAATCACATAAGCATCGAATCGATTGAAACAACTGCTTTTGACAATTAAAAGATACTATTGGTAAtcctttttaatttaaattgttgaTCTGTATTCTGAAAAAAACGGTGGAACAATTCATTAagcttattttatattttgttttagattAATTAATAATGCTTAATATGAAATACCTTTTATCAAAATAGCAACTTCACAGATTGTATAGTTTTTGTTGATCGATATAGCAAAACCAAGAAAACTAGATACTTCTTGGGTTGTATGAACATTGCGATCATGCAGTAATTAAAAGTAGTATGGTAATTTATCAATGTGACGGCAATACCATTATTATAGCGG encodes the following:
- the LOC139975201 gene encoding uncharacterized protein produces the protein MYQLQGLRRTICFEVIMIYISISSLGKSQVMFELMDGEYNEVVFVGETDITLRCSYTGDLTIETVTIMDQNGNNVIEEIKTIYAEYRINSVAMSDGGMYKCNVRFTCMDRREVTEVATLDLNVKYDNSPQCVRNGTVGEPYKPGDWILLSCYCREMDTCSWTSTVVNSGNTAHFLPLNEMVIHKGKAIRKVKVHYTSSTDPNTRYDCFSGSASTSRCAIAPESESSNDIIINTMETVTSTDVCSPPTSESMSTERIFVDSTTSNVTEMSDSQNRFIVIGVSLVSLLVVFVVVLIVYCFCRETNKPNCRVKKDDKKTKDTTPNDKDESDYNTPYYNHTYQRTITDVFRDNNVTYDDINDNSHAYDSPSMQMMDVVETSLPDDNYRKVDSPKQSQRHVVKIGSSRGRHDESKTVRSVESQSIPSENREPILDTNVDKEKLNMPYYTVNESEWDSSLPGKISVSTTEYAMVNKDN